One genomic segment of Candidatus Dadabacteria bacterium includes these proteins:
- a CDS encoding co-chaperone GroES has product MEIRPLHDKVLIKRLDVSETTEGGIIIPDTAAEKPQQAEVIAVGKGRPIENGEIFPLDVKPGDRVIFGKYGGSEVSLGGEDYLIIPEHEILAVIED; this is encoded by the coding sequence ATGGAGATAAGACCGCTACATGACAAGGTCTTGATAAAGCGTCTTGACGTGTCTGAGACGACGGAAGGGGGAATCATAATCCCCGACACCGCGGCTGAGAAACCCCAGCAGGCAGAGGTTATTGCCGTGGGGAAGGGAAGGCCCATTGAAAACGGAGAAATTTTTCCGCTTGACGTAAAGCCCGGCGACAGGGTCATATTCGGAAAATACGGCGGAAGCGAGGTTTCGCTCGGCGGCGAGGATTACCTGATTATCCCCGAACACGAGATACTCGCGGTGATAGAAGACTAA